One genomic segment of Aquamicrobium lusatiense includes these proteins:
- a CDS encoding MFS transporter, translated as MSSRWIVLAIVSSALFMISIDMTVLHTALPRVVHDLDATSSQKLWMINAYSLVMAGLLPGFGTLGDRIGHRRVFMWGLVVFGAASLMAAFAPTAGLLIAARSLLAVGAAMMMPATISLLRLTFQEDSERAVAIGIWGSIASGAAAIGPLIGGALLGWFWWGSVFLINVPVVLVALVLARRYVPDYPGDPQRHWDLWTSALVTVALVGLIYGLKEAMKPDADFMQALAAAGIGLLFGWLFCRRQLSLPSPLIDFTLFRNRRFAAGTAAALIASLALMGVEFVFSQQLQLSRGYSPLQAGLFLLPIAVAAIVAGPLVGSVLMRVGMERMLAATMTITALGLLLLALSADAPFLWQAAMLALLGLGAGGAMSAASTAIMINAPENRAGMAGSVESVAYELGGTLGVAILGSLVAAIYSLTLTTPAEIAPGSLVRDSIDQALLAAETLPADTAARLTDAARAAFDTGALAAYGLAASLVAALALGIALMARRQGEEASPSSGKA; from the coding sequence ATGTCTTCCAGGTGGATCGTGCTGGCTATCGTCTCCAGTGCGCTTTTCATGATCAGCATCGACATGACGGTGCTGCACACGGCGCTGCCGCGCGTGGTGCATGATCTCGACGCGACGAGTTCCCAGAAACTGTGGATGATCAACGCCTATTCGCTGGTGATGGCAGGACTGCTGCCGGGCTTCGGCACGCTCGGCGACCGCATCGGCCATCGCCGCGTCTTCATGTGGGGGCTGGTGGTGTTCGGCGCAGCCTCGCTGATGGCTGCCTTCGCACCGACCGCCGGGCTGCTGATCGCGGCGCGTTCCCTGCTGGCCGTCGGCGCGGCGATGATGATGCCGGCGACGATCTCCCTGCTGCGCCTTACCTTTCAGGAGGACAGCGAACGCGCCGTCGCCATCGGCATATGGGGCTCGATCGCCTCGGGTGCCGCCGCCATCGGTCCGCTGATCGGCGGCGCATTGCTTGGCTGGTTCTGGTGGGGATCGGTGTTTCTCATCAACGTCCCGGTGGTGCTGGTCGCGCTGGTGCTGGCCCGCCGCTATGTGCCGGATTATCCCGGCGACCCGCAACGCCACTGGGATCTTTGGACCTCGGCGCTGGTGACGGTCGCGCTGGTCGGCCTGATCTATGGCCTGAAGGAAGCCATGAAGCCGGACGCCGATTTCATGCAGGCGCTCGCCGCTGCCGGCATCGGCCTGCTGTTCGGCTGGCTGTTCTGCCGGCGCCAGCTCAGTCTGCCCTCGCCGCTGATCGACTTCACGCTGTTTCGCAACCGACGCTTTGCCGCCGGCACGGCGGCGGCGCTCATCGCCAGCCTTGCGCTGATGGGCGTGGAATTCGTGTTCAGCCAGCAATTGCAGCTCTCACGCGGTTACTCGCCTTTGCAGGCGGGCCTGTTCCTGCTGCCGATCGCCGTTGCCGCCATCGTGGCCGGTCCCCTCGTGGGGTCCGTGCTCATGCGGGTCGGTATGGAGCGCATGCTGGCCGCGACCATGACCATAACGGCGCTCGGCCTGTTGCTTCTGGCCTTGTCGGCAGACGCTCCCTTCCTGTGGCAGGCGGCGATGCTGGCCCTGCTGGGGCTCGGCGCCGGCGGCGCCATGTCGGCGGCGTCTACCGCCATCATGATCAACGCCCCGGAGAACCGGGCCGGCATGGCAGGCTCTGTCGAATCGGTTGCCTATGAGCTGGGCGGCACGCTGGGCGTTGCCATACTGGGCAGCCTGGTGGCGGCGATCTACAGTCTCACGCTGACGACCCCTGCGGAGATCGCGCCGGGTTCGCTCGTGCGCGACAGCATCGATCAGGCGCTGCTTGCCGCCGAAACCTTGCCGGCGGACACCGCTGCACGGCTGACGGATGCGGCCCGCGCCGCCTTCGACACGGGCGCGCTGGCGGCCTATGGGCTGGCCGCGTCGCTGGTCGCGGCCCTTGCACTGGGCATTGCCCTGATGGCGCGCAGGCAGGGCGAGGAGGCCTCCCCGTCCTCGGGCAAAGCCTGA
- a CDS encoding Crp/Fnr family transcriptional regulator — protein MISEEQFLTSVFWARELPPDEQERARRGITFRTIESGRYFIHRGDRIDNWIGVVSGLLRLGSITTSGKAVTYAGLPPSCWFGEGSLLKDEPRQYDVLALRRTQLALLNRATFFWLYENSVAFDRLLVRLINERLGQFIAQVEHDRTLDSAGRVARSLASLFNPVISPFMGTQIEISQEEIGLLAGVSRPVANRVLQELEKAGLLRSEGGTVTILKLEELRFYGE, from the coding sequence ATGATCAGCGAGGAGCAATTTCTGACGTCGGTGTTCTGGGCGCGTGAACTCCCGCCCGACGAGCAGGAGCGGGCACGGCGCGGCATCACCTTTCGCACCATCGAATCGGGCCGCTATTTCATTCATCGCGGTGACCGCATCGACAACTGGATCGGCGTCGTCAGCGGGCTTCTGCGGCTGGGATCGATCACCACCTCCGGCAAGGCTGTGACCTATGCCGGCCTGCCGCCGAGCTGCTGGTTCGGGGAGGGCTCCCTGCTCAAGGATGAACCGCGCCAGTATGACGTTCTGGCGCTTCGCCGCACGCAGCTTGCCCTGCTCAACCGGGCCACTTTTTTCTGGCTGTACGAGAACAGCGTCGCCTTCGACCGGCTTCTGGTGCGACTCATCAACGAGCGGCTCGGCCAGTTCATCGCGCAGGTCGAGCATGACCGTACACTTGATTCGGCTGGCCGCGTGGCGCGCAGTCTGGCGTCGCTGTTCAACCCGGTGATCAGCCCGTTCATGGGCACGCAGATCGAGATCAGCCAGGAAGAAATCGGCCTGCTGGCGGGCGTGTCGCGCCCGGTCGCCAACCGTGTTTTGCAGGAACTGGAAAAAGCCGGCCTGCTGCGCAGCGAAGGCGGAACGGTAACGATACTGAAGCTGGAAGAGCTGCGCTTCTACGGCGAATAA
- the argB gene encoding acetylglutamate kinase has protein sequence MTEPDANAEMQAALLSRALPYMQRYENKTVVVKYGGHAMGNIELGRAFARDIALLKQSGVNPIVVHGGGPQIGSMLERMGIESKFEGGLRVTDQKTVEIVEMVLAGSINKEIVALINAEGEWAIGLCGKDGNMVFAQKARKTVKDPDSNIERVLDLGFVGEPVEVDRTLLDLLARSEMIPVIAPVAPGRDGHTYNINADTFAGAIAGALNATRLLFLTDVPGVLDKDKKLIDELTVSQARKLIADGTISGGMIPKVETCIEAIERGVEGVVILNGKTAHSVLLELFTEHGAGTLIVP, from the coding sequence ATGACGGAACCGGACGCCAACGCCGAAATGCAGGCAGCGCTTCTTTCGCGGGCGCTGCCTTACATGCAGCGCTACGAGAACAAGACCGTGGTGGTGAAATATGGCGGCCATGCCATGGGCAACATCGAACTCGGCCGCGCCTTCGCCCGCGACATCGCCCTGCTCAAACAGTCGGGCGTCAACCCGATCGTCGTGCATGGCGGCGGTCCGCAGATCGGCTCCATGCTGGAGCGCATGGGCATCGAATCCAAATTCGAGGGGGGCCTGCGCGTCACCGACCAGAAGACTGTCGAGATCGTCGAGATGGTCCTGGCCGGCTCGATCAACAAGGAGATCGTCGCCCTCATCAACGCCGAAGGCGAATGGGCCATCGGCCTGTGCGGCAAGGACGGCAACATGGTCTTCGCCCAGAAGGCGCGCAAGACCGTGAAGGACCCCGATTCCAACATCGAGCGTGTGCTGGATCTCGGCTTTGTCGGTGAACCGGTGGAAGTCGACCGCACCCTGCTCGACCTTCTGGCCCGCTCGGAAATGATCCCGGTGATCGCCCCGGTCGCGCCCGGCCGCGACGGCCACACATACAACATCAACGCCGACACCTTCGCCGGCGCCATAGCGGGCGCGCTCAACGCCACCCGCCTTCTGTTCCTGACCGACGTGCCCGGCGTGCTCGACAAGGACAAGAAGCTGATCGACGAGCTGACCGTGTCGCAGGCGCGCAAGCTGATCGCCGACGGCACCATTTCCGGCGGCATGATCCCCAAGGTGGAAACCTGCATCGAGGCGATCGAGCGCGGCGTGGAAGGCGTGGTCATCCTCAATGGCAAGACCGCCCATTCCGTGCTGCTCGAACTGTTCACGGAACATGGCGCGGGCACGCTGATCGTGCCCTGA
- a CDS encoding TetR/AcrR family transcriptional regulator: MSRRKKIDRDRLLDLAEAIVRERGAAALTVAALARAAGITNGGVQYSFATKEHLLAAMYDRWSEDYDAQVAAMTGGSTDHATILRAQIKIIQQEEYDQASLDRSAVMMAVLMQSPEQMERYRRECTARLDGLDFAREDHRRLLMALMAVEGAFMMRGFGFMTFTDAAWKGLENEIDSMLTNLQKDA; encoded by the coding sequence ATGTCCCGCCGCAAGAAAATCGATCGTGACAGGCTGCTCGACCTCGCCGAGGCCATCGTTCGCGAGCGCGGTGCCGCAGCGCTGACCGTGGCGGCCCTTGCCCGCGCAGCGGGCATCACCAATGGCGGTGTTCAATACAGCTTCGCCACCAAGGAACACCTTCTCGCAGCTATGTACGATCGCTGGAGCGAGGACTACGACGCGCAGGTGGCAGCCATGACAGGTGGAAGCACCGACCATGCCACCATACTACGCGCCCAGATAAAGATCATCCAGCAGGAGGAGTACGATCAGGCCTCCCTTGATCGCTCTGCCGTCATGATGGCGGTTCTCATGCAGTCACCCGAGCAGATGGAACGCTATCGCAGGGAATGTACTGCGCGCCTCGATGGTCTCGATTTTGCCCGCGAAGATCACCGACGCCTGCTTATGGCACTGATGGCAGTGGAAGGCGCATTCATGATGCGCGGCTTTGGATTTATGACCTTCACCGATGCAGCCTGGAAGGGACTGGAGAACGAAATCGACAGCATGCTGACGAATTTACAAAAGGATGCCTGA
- a CDS encoding DUF2218 domain-containing protein, translated as MPVSSAIVATENGSRYLQQLCKHWSHRFEVNFDPQQGRIKFAEGEVITLTASPGKLDVRIEADDAERLPELNRVVEAHIVRYAFRETLEFNWS; from the coding sequence ATGCCGGTATCCAGCGCAATCGTCGCCACTGAGAATGGCAGCCGCTACCTGCAGCAATTGTGCAAGCACTGGTCCCACCGCTTCGAGGTGAATTTCGATCCGCAGCAGGGACGTATCAAATTCGCCGAGGGTGAAGTGATCACGCTGACCGCCAGCCCCGGCAAGCTCGATGTCCGGATCGAAGCCGACGATGCAGAGCGCCTGCCCGAGCTGAACCGGGTGGTGGAAGCCCATATCGTGCGCTACGCCTTCCGCGAGACGCTCGAATTCAACTGGTCCTGA
- a CDS encoding GGDEF domain-containing protein, translating into MRRVIFKGFCVAVASAGGSVLVAALVLSFFDATVGSLGLLMCIVCPLVIAWPASAHMFWQNEKLQAAHRDLSRAHAQLAAAHRRLAEKARHDDMTGMLNRESFFGVLERSRRKTDSGALLIIDADHFKSINDRFGHLAGDEALLQIVAALRGGVRSGDVLGRIGGEEFAAFLVGANAEEATRVAERIRQQVEMIRFRVEGDRIIPLTVSIGGTVCVPGASVSEMMRAADRRLYEAKNRGRNLVIFGSDKKDTEAA; encoded by the coding sequence ATGCGTCGTGTAATCTTCAAGGGCTTTTGCGTAGCGGTCGCCTCGGCGGGCGGCTCCGTCCTTGTTGCCGCGCTGGTGTTGTCGTTTTTCGACGCCACCGTCGGCAGCCTGGGCCTTTTGATGTGCATCGTGTGTCCTCTCGTCATCGCCTGGCCGGCGAGCGCCCACATGTTCTGGCAGAACGAGAAGCTTCAGGCGGCCCATCGCGATCTGTCGCGCGCACATGCCCAGCTTGCAGCGGCGCATCGGCGTCTGGCGGAGAAGGCGCGCCATGATGACATGACCGGCATGCTCAACCGCGAAAGCTTCTTCGGCGTTCTGGAGCGCTCGCGCCGGAAGACCGACTCCGGCGCCCTGCTGATCATCGATGCCGACCATTTCAAGTCGATCAACGACCGGTTCGGCCATCTGGCCGGCGATGAGGCGCTGCTCCAGATCGTGGCTGCCCTGCGCGGCGGCGTGCGCAGCGGCGATGTGCTTGGCCGCATCGGCGGCGAAGAATTCGCGGCTTTTCTCGTGGGGGCGAATGCGGAAGAAGCAACCCGCGTTGCCGAGCGTATCCGCCAGCAGGTGGAGATGATCCGCTTCCGCGTCGAAGGCGACCGGATAATTCCGCTCACCGTTTCCATCGGGGGCACCGTCTGCGTGCCGGGTGCAAGCGTTTCGGAAATGATGCGCGCGGCAGACCGGCGGCTCTACGAAGCCAAGAACCGGGGCCGCAATCTGGTGATCTTCGGTTCCGACAAGAAGGACACCGAGGCGGCCTGA